Genomic segment of Deltaproteobacteria bacterium:
CCATGGCTCCGGATCTGGAAGCAGGCGACGTGCCGTTGGAGATTGAATTACCGCTTATTGAACCCGTGCCCGATCAGCAGCGTGTGGTGGACGCCATCGTCGAGGCTACACGGAAAAAAGTGTCACAGAATCTTCCGCCCGCCGGCAAGAATCAACCCTCGCCCGGTGAGCATGTCCAGGGCGCAGTCGTCGGCAAGGAGGCTGCATTCCGTTCGCAAGACATAGGCAGGGAGCGCATTTTAGAAGAAAGAGGCGAGGCGAAAGTGCTGGACACCTTCTATCGGATCTATGCCTGCGTCAACGGAAGCTATGAACTCCTATCGGAATCGAGCAGCGCGGAAGAGACGAAACAAAAACTGATGACCGCATGGATGGATCACGCAGGGAAAGATATTGTAATCAAACGTGTAACCCGAAAAGAGGTGCTGGTCATTAAAGAGGACCTCGATGACGTTCCGGTTCGCCTGGAAGTCACGTTGGATTCCTGAACACGAATCGATGGTAAGGGCATAGGTTGTGGAAGAGAACGGCGTCAATACAACGGAAATGGACGATGCCTGGGAAGCCGCCCTGCGGGAGCAGCGGGACGCAGAAGCGGGTGTAACGCCGACCCAGGCTCAGGAAGACGAGAAAAGCCCGTCTCACCCGGTCCAACAGAGGGAACAGCGGCTTGGGGACGCTCTTGCGCCGTCACCCGGTACGGCAACCGTTGGTCTGGAACTCCTATTGAGTATTCCCGTTGAGGTGAGTGTCCGCTTGGGCGAGACAAAACTGGTGGTGAACGATCTGATGCAGCTGGGCCAAGGAAGCATTGTCGAGCTGGATAAGTTGGCCGGCGCCGATTTGGATCTGATGATCAACGATGTGGTCATGGGAAGGGGCGAAGTGGTCGTGGTGAACGATCGCTTCGGACTGAGGGTGACGGAGATCGTTTCACCGGAGGATCGAATCAAGGGACTCGGCTAGCCTAATAATCGTTTTCCGCCTCGGCTAAGCTTTGAAACAGCTCCGGGTACTGTTGGGCCCACTGAACAAAAAGAGCGAAATTAACGTAATCTCTGTAATAGACCACGAGATCGTCTTGAAAGCGTACGAGCGTGCTACCCGGAACCGTCGCTTCCACACCGTTGTTGAATACCCCTCTCGCCTCCCATTCAACGAAAACCTGGTTGTCTTCCTGAACCGAGTTCATCACAAGATTCGGGGGAATGGTTTCGGCTTTCCAGATCAAGCGGGCCAGCTTGTTTCCTTTCCGAAGAAGTTGAAGAACTTCTTTTCTCCCGAAGGTGGTAAGGTTATTTGCGTCCACGTAGGTCACGTCTTCGGTGAAGATTTCCTCCAGGCGAGCCCAGTTT
This window contains:
- the fliN gene encoding flagellar motor switch protein FliN; the protein is MEENGVNTTEMDDAWEAALREQRDAEAGVTPTQAQEDEKSPSHPVQQREQRLGDALAPSPGTATVGLELLLSIPVEVSVRLGETKLVVNDLMQLGQGSIVELDKLAGADLDLMINDVVMGRGEVVVVNDRFGLRVTEIVSPEDRIKGLG
- a CDS encoding nuclear transport factor 2 family protein encodes the protein MQLKEIVQRFLEQWLPDANWARLEEIFTEDVTYVDANNLTTFGRKEVLQLLRKGNKLARLIWKAETIPPNLVMNSVQEDNQVFVEWEARGVFNNGVEATVPGSTLVRFQDDLVVYYRDYVNFALFVQWAQQYPELFQSLAEAENDY